One window of Papio anubis isolate 15944 chromosome 10, Panubis1.0, whole genome shotgun sequence genomic DNA carries:
- the NMUR1 gene encoding neuromedin-U receptor 1: protein MIPPCLNCSVLPGDLYPGDARSPMACNGSAARGHFDPEDLNLTDEALRFKYLGPRQTQLFMPICVTYLLIFTVGAVGNGLTCLVILRHKAMRTPTNYYLFSLAVSDLLVLLVGLPLELYEMWHNYPFLLGAGGCYFRTLLFEMVCLASVLNVTALSVERYVAVVHPLQARSMVTQAHVRRVLGAVWGLAILCSLPNTSLHGIRQLYVPCRGPVPDSDLCTLVRPRALYNLAVQITALLFFCLPMAVISVLYLLIGLRLRRERLLLMQEAKGRGSAAAMSRDTCRLQRRDRGRRQVTKMLFVLVVVFGICWAPFHTDRVMWSIVSQWTDGLHLAFQHVHVISGIFFYLGSAANPVLYSLMSSRFRETFQEALCLGAHCHRLRPRHSSHSLSRVTTGSTLCDMGSPGSRVHPLAGDDGPEGQQETDPS, encoded by the exons ATG ATTCCTCCCTGCCTCAATTGCTCTGTCCTCCCTGGAGACCTGTACCCAGGGGATGCAAGGAGCCCCATGGCTTGCAATGGCAGTGCGGCCAGGGGGCACTTTGACCCTGAGGACTTGAACCTGACCGATGAGGCACTGAGATTCAAGTACCTGGGGCCCCGGCAGACACAGCTGTTCATGCCCATCTGTGTCACGTACCTGCTGATCTTCACGGTGGGCGCTGTGGGCAATGGGCTGACCTGTCTGGTCATCCTGCGCCACAAGGCCATGCGCACGCCCACCAACTACTACCTCTTCAGCCTGGCCGTGTCAGACctgctggtgctgctggtggGCCTGCCCCTGGAGCTCTATGAGATGTGGCACAACTACCCCTTCCTGCTGGGCGCTGGTGGCTGCTATTTCCGCACACTGCTGTTCGAGATGGTCTGCCTGGCCTCAGTGCTCAACGTCACTGCCCTGAGCGTGGAACGCTATGTGGCCGTGGTGCACCCGCTCCAGGCCAGGTCCATGGTGACACAGGCCCACGTGCGCCGAGTGCTTGGGGCTGTCTGGGGTCTTGCCATCCTCTGCTCCCTGCCCAACACCAGCCTGCACGGCATCCGGCAGCTGTATGTGCCCTGCCGGGGCCCAGTGCCAGACTCAGATCTTTGCACGCTGGTCCGCCCACGGGCCCTCTACAACCTGGCGGTGCAGATCACTGCGCTGCTCTTCTTCTGCCTGCCCATGGCTGTCATCAGCGTGCTCTACCTGCTCATTGGGCTGCGACTGCGGCGGGAGAGGCTACTGCTCATGCAGGAGGCTAAGGGCAGGGGCTCTGCAGCAGCCATGTCCAGAGACACCTGCAGGCTCCAGCGGCGCGATCGGGGCCGGAGACAAGTGACCAAGATGCTGT TTGTCCTGGTTGTGGTGTTTGGCATCTGCTGGGCCCCGTTCCACACCGACCGCGTCATGTGGAGCATCGTGTCACAGTGGACAGACGGCCTGCACCTGGCCTTTCAGCATGTGCATGTCATCTCCGGCATCTTCTTCTACCTCGGCTCGGCGGCCAACCCCGTGCTCTACAGCCTCATGTCCAGCCGCTTCCGAGAGACCTTCCAGGAGGCCCTGTGCCTCGGGGCCCACTGCCACCGCCTCAGACCCCGCCACAGCTCCCACAGCCTCAGCAGGGTGACCACAGGCAGCACCCTGTGTGACATGGGCTCCCCAGGCAGCAGGGTCCACCCCCTGGCTGGGGATGATGGCCCAGAGGGGCAGCAAGAGACTGATCCATCCTGA